One segment of Chlorocebus sabaeus isolate Y175 chromosome 24, mChlSab1.0.hap1, whole genome shotgun sequence DNA contains the following:
- the LOC119618982 gene encoding small ribosomal subunit protein eS27-like, with product MPLAKDLLHPSPEEKKRKHNKKLLVQSPNSYFMGVKCPGCYKISTVFSHAQTVVLCVGCSTVLCQPTGGKARLTEGCSFRRKQH from the coding sequence ATGCCTCTCGCAAAGGATCTCCTTCATCCCTCCCcagaagagaagaagaggaaacaCAATAAGAAACTCCTGGTGCAGAGCCCCAATTCCTACTTCATGGGTGTGAAATGCCCAGGATGCTATAAAATCAGCACGGTCTTTAGCCATGCACAAACGGTAGTTTTGTGTGTTGGCTGCTCCACTGTCCTCTGTCAGCCTACAGGAGGAAAAGCAAGGCTTACAGAAGGATGTTCCTTTAGAAGGAAGCAGCACTAA